Genomic DNA from Solanum pennellii chromosome 3, SPENNV200:
AAGAAAACTCAGTTCCCAGATGAGCTAAGATATAAAATTCACACAAATCTCCTAAATTCAGAAATGTAAGGGCAGACGTTTAGCTTAACACTACAAAAAGGTTTAGTAAATTATCAAACTTCAAAAACATCCATCCAAAGTGATCAAAGTTCAGCCTGTTccaaaagaatgaaagaaacaTCGAGCAATAAACACAAGTTCAGACAGTAAAGAGAGTTATGCAACAGCAAAATGTAAAGGCAGAGTCTTGGAAGCAACacattaaaaagaataaaggaTCTTATCATTTAATCTCAACCAATTTGAACCGCATACAGACTATGTCGCTACATCTAGTAACGAATCAATGAATTTAATGTATAATTCAATGCTTAAATCTCTATCCTGCCAACTATTACTAGACACCTGCAGGAATGGTAATACTTAATGGACATTTCGGCGAATTGTTTGAGGGACTCCCAGAAGGGACCTCAACTGATGGATCAACTATATGATCAGAACCACCATCTATGGTGGAGCTTATAACGGTTATACTTTTTTCTACTTCAAATATCCCTTCTTCATCAAAATAAGATGTCATTTCATCCTCGTAATCTTCCTCAGACCAGTAACCAAGGGAACCATCTTCAGAGGCACCGCTCCGATCTTCTGAATAATAGGCGAATTCATCATCACTTTCAGTAACCAATAGAATAGAATCAACTATATCTATATCCTCAACCTCCAGTGGTGGTTCAACTCCTTCATCCTCAACTAATCCGTCAACAAATGCATGATTCAACAGCATTTCAGCAGTCCATCTATACCTAGGGTTCCTAACGAAACAACCCTTCAAGAAATCTTTTGCATCCTTCGATAAGTTTCCAGGAATTTTAGGCAATTCTTTCCCTCCCCCTATCTTCTTAAGTACATCCTCAGCATCCATATCATCATCCCTATCCCACGGAGGTTTTCCAGTTAACATCTCAAGCACAATACACCCTAAAGCCCAAATATCAGCAGGACAGTCTTGCACATTATCCGCAACAGCTTCAGGTGACAAATACATCGGAGTACCCCTCCAGTAAGGCTCCAACCTCCGCTTCTTGCTCTGATTTTCTCTCTTAGCTAACCCTAAATCACCAATCTTAACCTTAAATTCAGTACTTCCCTTACTAGAATTAGGCACAAGCAATACATTTTCAGGCTTCATATCGCAATGAACATAACCATTCGTATGAATACAAAGCAAACCTCTAAGCATAGATCTCGTATGATTCCTTACCTCAAATTCAGACAATCCTGATTTATTGATCCTTTCAGCTAGGGTTCCACCAGAACCATACTCCAACAACAAATTATAAACCATAGCACCATTCTGACCCGTAGTAGTTTCATCCCCATAACATCGAATTATATACGGACAACCCTTAATATTGTTGAGAACTTCCTTTTCCTTCTGAATTGAACCCGAAACAGAAACCTCAGCAGATTTTACAGCCATAACGGGTGGAAAGTAGCTGTAATTCAATTTGGGGTTCTTCAAAGTAGCTAAATAAACACATCCAAAACTTCCTTTACCTACCATTGCTCCTCTGTACCATGCAACCCCATCACCAAATTcattcttcatcatcttctttcAACTATAAAACTCACCTGAAAAAATTAAACTcactaaaaaaaatgagaattttgGGAGTAATTAAGATTAGGGCAATCTCAAAAGGAAGCAAAATCTAACTTAAAGTTGGATTTTAGTGCATATTACCCAATACACAAGCAAATGGGTAAAGAAAATTAGGGTTTACAGAGCAAGTTTGGGTTTCTTTGCAATTTGCTTTTTAggttagatttattttttttacaacatattatatattttttatactatatAATAAGAGCCGCGTTTCTTTGAAAGAGAGGAACACAAGTTGGCAAAAATGCTGCTAACTGGAATAACGGTCATGtggtctttttattttaacaaggtatgagaaataataaataaatttaggacaattttttcaatttcctttttaataaattttatcatattttgagTTTTAACTGTTAGTAGTAACTAAATATGGTAGCATATTTTTATAGGTTTAGAAAATGAATGGTGAATATATACATTTTTGACAGATAAGAAATAATGGCAGTATATATATGTCACCATTATTTGTCACATGCACTACTTCAGGCAAAAACTAAAAATGGTTGTCACTTGTGAGGAACAGCATGTGGTTTCCCCTTCTTTTTTTTCGGTTTCAATTcatttgttttacttttattcAAAAGTCTATTAATTTAATAgtgaaatgataaatattcATTCATCTTGAATCAGAATTCttagatttgaattttttaaatatgaagtcatttttattaaaaagtatcTTATTTCAATGTGAGACTTTTTGATATGAATCTGAATTCAATCAAACTCTAGTATTAATTATAGATATGAATATCGagtgagaaacaaaaaaaagaagtccatcaaattta
This window encodes:
- the LOC107012772 gene encoding mitogen-activated protein kinase kinase kinase 17-like — encoded protein: MMKNEFGDGVAWYRGAMVGKGSFGCVYLATLKNPKLNYSYFPPVMAVKSAEVSVSGSIQKEKEVLNNIKGCPYIIRCYGDETTTGQNGAMVYNLLLEYGSGGTLAERINKSGLSEFEVRNHTRSMLRGLLCIHTNGYVHCDMKPENVLLVPNSSKGSTEFKVKIGDLGLAKRENQSKKRRLEPYWRGTPMYLSPEAVADNVQDCPADIWALGCIVLEMLTGKPPWDRDDDMDAEDVLKKIGGGKELPKIPGNLSKDAKDFLKGCFVRNPRYRWTAEMLLNHAFVDGLVEDEGVEPPLEVEDIDIVDSILLVTESDDEFAYYSEDRSGASEDGSLGYWSEEDYEDEMTSYFDEEGIFEVEKSITVISSTIDGGSDHIVDPSVEVPSGSPSNNSPKCPLSITIPAGV